Proteins from a genomic interval of Fluviispira vulneris:
- a CDS encoding bifunctional homocysteine S-methyltransferase/methylenetetrahydrofolate reductase: MTDHLNKTPQRCCRSFRKSLADGDCILLGGSTGSLLYEKGIFINRSFDEVNLSQPDLVSKIHSDFISAGAQIIGTNTWGANSFKLKAFGLENKFLEINFAGAALARKAAHNQTWVAGTLGPLGVRIEPWGPTSLDEARDVFKAQAEALIKGGVDLFIMESFADLYEIQQAIRAVRELGDLPIIAMMSVNEEGQSLYGTEPEWYIRKLDEWGADVVGADGGNGPTPMLELLKKFKTSTKKPIILCPNAGQPRMVDGRLIYMASPEYMGEFARQAFLKGARLLGGSSGTSPAHIKIMAGALRQAKAFDQVEIKHHEIIDHTLVHPTTVPRVQQSNWAKKIADGEFVVCMELLPPKGLETEKIIERSEICKKHGIDAINIPDGPRASARMSSLATACIIEREVGIESILHYACRDRNLLGIQSDLLGASGLGIKNILCITGDPPKMGPYPNATAVFDIDAIGLVNMVTRLNSGYDLGGSSIGRHTSMSVGVGANPVAIDLEKEKSRFRYKVEAGAEWAITQPVFDSESLFRFLEFSSQFKIPIIAGIWPLKSIRNAEFMANEVPGVFIPNKVLERMRKCKTAEEQTQEGILIARELIEEIKSSVQGLQISAPLGMVDFALKLL, from the coding sequence ATGACTGATCATTTAAATAAAACACCGCAAAGGTGTTGTCGTTCTTTTCGCAAATCCCTTGCCGATGGAGATTGCATTCTCCTTGGGGGATCCACCGGTTCTCTACTTTATGAAAAAGGCATCTTTATCAATCGTTCTTTTGATGAAGTGAATTTATCTCAACCCGATTTAGTGAGCAAAATTCACAGTGATTTTATTTCTGCTGGTGCACAAATAATTGGTACAAATACTTGGGGCGCAAATTCATTTAAATTAAAAGCATTTGGTTTAGAAAATAAATTCCTTGAAATCAATTTCGCTGGAGCCGCTTTGGCGCGCAAAGCTGCACACAATCAAACGTGGGTCGCTGGTACTTTAGGCCCCTTGGGTGTGCGTATAGAACCTTGGGGCCCCACTTCACTCGATGAAGCACGCGATGTTTTTAAAGCACAAGCAGAAGCACTTATCAAAGGGGGAGTTGATCTTTTTATAATGGAAAGTTTTGCTGACCTTTATGAAATTCAACAAGCTATTCGTGCCGTTCGAGAATTGGGAGATCTTCCCATCATTGCCATGATGAGTGTGAATGAAGAAGGACAAAGTTTATATGGAACGGAACCGGAATGGTACATCCGAAAACTCGATGAATGGGGCGCAGATGTCGTAGGTGCAGATGGCGGAAATGGACCTACACCCATGCTTGAGCTGCTTAAGAAATTTAAAACATCCACAAAAAAACCAATTATTCTTTGCCCCAATGCTGGTCAACCACGAATGGTCGATGGCCGGCTTATCTATATGGCAAGTCCAGAATATATGGGGGAGTTTGCTAGACAGGCTTTTCTTAAAGGTGCACGTTTATTAGGTGGGAGTAGCGGAACTTCTCCTGCTCATATAAAAATCATGGCTGGCGCATTGCGGCAAGCAAAAGCATTTGATCAAGTTGAAATAAAACATCACGAAATTATTGATCACACTCTTGTGCACCCAACGACAGTGCCCCGTGTGCAACAAAGTAACTGGGCTAAAAAAATAGCGGATGGCGAGTTTGTCGTCTGTATGGAACTTTTACCACCTAAAGGACTTGAAACAGAAAAAATTATTGAACGATCTGAAATATGCAAAAAGCACGGTATCGATGCCATAAATATTCCCGATGGACCACGTGCATCGGCTCGCATGAGTTCTTTAGCCACAGCTTGTATTATTGAACGAGAAGTCGGCATAGAAAGCATATTGCATTATGCCTGTCGTGATAGAAATTTATTAGGTATTCAAAGTGATTTACTAGGAGCTTCCGGTCTTGGAATAAAAAATATACTCTGTATCACTGGGGATCCACCTAAAATGGGACCTTATCCCAACGCAACAGCCGTTTTTGATATTGATGCCATAGGACTCGTTAATATGGTAACAAGATTAAACTCTGGGTATGACTTGGGTGGCTCGAGTATCGGTCGACACACCAGTATGAGTGTTGGTGTGGGTGCAAATCCAGTGGCAATTGATCTCGAAAAAGAAAAATCTCGTTTCCGCTATAAAGTAGAAGCGGGAGCGGAATGGGCCATTACCCAACCCGTCTTCGATTCTGAATCACTCTTTCGTTTTTTAGAATTTTCTTCGCAATTCAAAATTCCAATTATCGCCGGAATTTGGCCTTTAAAAAGCATTCGCAATGCTGAATTTATGGCCAATGAAGTTCCTGGAGTTTTTATTCCAAATAAAGTTTTAGAACGCATGCGTAAATGTAAAACTGCAGAAGAACAGACTCAAGAAGGAATCCTTATTGCTCGAGAACTTATTGAAGAAATCAAATCATCAGTACAAGGGTTACAAATCAGTGCTCCACTTGGTATGGTTGATTTTGCATTAAAACTTCTATAA
- a CDS encoding 2Fe-2S iron-sulfur cluster-binding protein, translating to MSKPIVHFVLEDMDVEVPIGTPFQEVVDACQADVTFGCRNGTCGTCRIRIEEGLNNLSEMQREEKDFLISIDAEKNERLGCQVCIKGNCKISYIGL from the coding sequence ATGTCAAAACCAATAGTCCACTTTGTTTTAGAAGATATGGACGTCGAAGTTCCTATAGGAACACCATTTCAAGAAGTCGTAGATGCATGTCAAGCAGATGTTACCTTTGGTTGTAGAAATGGAACTTGTGGAACTTGTCGTATCAGAATTGAAGAAGGCCTAAATAATCTTTCAGAAATGCAGCGAGAAGAAAAAGATTTCTTAATATCAATCGATGCTGAAAAAAATGAAAGACTTGGTTGCCAAGTCTGCATCAAAGGGAATTGTAAAATAAGTTATATAGGTCTATAA